In a genomic window of Gossypium arboreum isolate Shixiya-1 chromosome 7, ASM2569848v2, whole genome shotgun sequence:
- the LOC108488096 gene encoding mitochondrial import receptor subunit TOM9-2-like has protein sequence MAAQPKQGGFHLPARRSASNSDPSILTKITSSAIVSRGKQAACDATFVSKKLLRSTGKAAWIAGTTFLILFVPLIIEMDREQQFNELELQQASLLGAPPTGPPHK, from the coding sequence ATGGCGGCCCAACCCAAGCAAGGCGGTTTTCACCTGCCCGCTAGGCGATCTGCCTCCAACTCCGACCCCAGCATCCTCACCAAGATCACTTCCTCCGCTATCGTTTCTCGTGGTAAGCAGGCGGCCTGCGATGCCACTTTCGTCTCCAAGAAGCTCCTCCGTAGCACCGGCAAAGCCGCCTGGATCGCCGGGACAACCTTCTTGATCTTGTTTGTCCCTTTGATCATCGAAATGGACCGCGAGCAGCAGTTCAATGAGCTCGAGCTCCAGCAAGCTAGTCTCCTCGGTGCCCCGCCCACTGGACCACCCCATAAGTAA
- the LOC108483862 gene encoding plasmodesmata-located protein 1, which produces MGLPRKSPSLLSVSLVSITIFLGSFPFVATAADYTNLVFKGCADQKFQDPSGLYLQNLKNLMQDLVSQSSQRTFSTAASGEDPNAINGLYQCRGDLSTSQCYSCVSKIPKISDKVCGKAVAARVQLSGCYLRYEISGFKQVPETEFLYKVCGSSSSGRTEFEKRRETAFNMAEEGVKSGSSLFYTGDYQSVYVLAQCQGDMGTANCGDCVKTAFETAKNDCGDSVSAQLYLHKCYISYSYYPNGIPTISSGTGETRQRTQKTVAIAVGGVAGLGFLVVCLMFLKSVANKRSKKHEGY; this is translated from the exons ATGGGTTTGCCTAGAAAATCCCCTTCTTTGCTCTCTGTATCTTTGGTTTCAATCACAATCTTTTTGGGGTCCTTTCCTTTTGTTGCTACAGCTGCAGATTATACTAACTTGGTGTTTAAGGGCTGCGCTGACCAGAAATTTCAAGACCCATCTGGGCTTTACTTACAGAACCTCAAAAATCTAATGCAAGATTTGGTTTCACAATCATCACAGAGAACTTTCTCCACCGCAGCCTCTGGTGAAGACCCTAATGCAATCAATGGACTTTATCAATGCAGAGGGGACCTATCGACAAGCCAGTGTTACAGCTGTGTGAGCAAGATCCCGAAAATAAGTGATAAAGTTTGTGGGAAAGCAGTAGCAGCCAGGGTCCAGCTGAGTGGATGTTACTTAAGGTACGAGATATCTGGGTTCAAACAGGTTCCAGAAACAGAGTTTTTGTACAAGGTATGTGGGTCGTCATCAAGTGGAAGAACGGAGTTTGAGAAGAGAAGAGAGACGGCTTTCAACATGGCGGAAGAAGGGGTGAAAAGTGGTAGCAGCTTGTTTTACACTGGGGATTATCAATCTGTTTATGTGCTAGCTCAGTGCCAGGGTGATATGGGTACAGCCAACTGTGGGGATTGCGTGAAAACTGCTTTTGAGACGGCAAAAAATGATTGTGGCGACTCTGTTTCAGCACAGCTTTATCTGCACAAATGCTACATTAGTTATAGCTACTATCCCAATGGAATTCCAACTATATCTTCAG GGACCGGAGAGACGAGGCAACGTACACAAAAGACCGTGGCAATCGCAGTTGGGGGAGTCGCAGGTTTGGGGTTTCTTGTCGTTTGTTTGATGTTCCTTAAATCAGTGGCGAATAAACGAAGTAAGAAACATGAAG GCTATTGA